GAGATTTTTAATTAATGCTGTaggcaatgggaagccattgaagtTTTGTAAAGCTGAAAAGTGACACGATTAGGATATTGCTCAAAGAAAATTACTCTAGCAAGCAGTCTTCAGTGTGGATTGAAGTGAGGAGAGACTGAAGGGCAGAATAACCAGCAGGCTATGGCAATAGTCTAGATGGAGCAGAaagactgggggagggaggacacTGCCCATGGCAAGAGGCAAAAACAGGAAAGATGTTGCAAATGTAGACTCTCTAGGCCTTGGCAACTGATTAGCAGGGGTACAGTTAAAGATGTCTGCCAGACTGTGAGCCTGGTGACTAGACAAAGAATGGTAATGctattgagagagagaaagaaatcagaagtagagaagaagggagaaaagtaTCTTGATTCCTACATGTTGAGATAAAAAcaccagaaaaaatatttcaaaaatgtccAGTTctcaactgaaaaagaaaaagtagttcAGCAGGAAAGTTAGGGTTAGAGATGATGCTTTGACATTTGCTCTATATCGGGAGATGCTAATTCAAATACCTCCAGGATCAAGGCAGGTTATACAAATGAGGattaagtataataataataacaaatccCAGCATCCAGCCATGGTAAATGATAACCACCACTTGGTCTCAGCAGGGATGCGATAAAGAGTTGGTGGGGACCGGGGTGAACTGAAGGACACACTTCCTGTCTTAATTAACAGTCATTGCTAAATAAGAATGTGGAACCAGTGTAAACAGagattctgatttttaaagagaaattataatTCTAGGGTTTTATTTTGATATGACACTTCCTAATCATTAAATGCTgacaactaattttttaaatgcttaaacaCTATAGAGACCAAACACTATATATCTGTGACTGAGTCAGCTCTGCCTCACAGACTTCCAACTTGTGACTTCTGAGCTACACGGACCGTATTTGGGAGAGAGAGTTGAGCACACTGAGAGGAAATCCAGAGACTGTGTGCTGTGGAGAACCGTGACCCACCCAGGCTCCCAAGTTTGCCTATGGGTGAGCCCAGGAAAGCTTAGAGAGGCCCTGATTTTTTTAGTCACCAGGTGTCTGATGGCCTCCCAGGTTGGTGGTAGCAGGTGGAGCCTGCATCTGCCATGGCTATTTCTATTCATCACCTGGAAACTGTGTGGGCAATGGCTGAGGTTCTGATACTTTGCAGGTTAGATGCTGCTTGGGGCCAGCAGACTTCATTCCACCACCCTCTGTGGCTATTTTCATCCTTCACTATAAAGATGCCCTGTACCTCAGTGTCTGAGTCCTGACTGGAGGAGACATCTTGTTTAGCACATCCTAGTTGCTCACTTTCCTATAAGGAAGTTCTTCTATTGCTTAATTTAGGTGCTttttatacaatggaatcttctttttgcatctatcttcagaGCAAGTGGAGAAATGGGTTACTTTTTAGCTTTCTGACTCTTCTCCAGCCCGCAACGCATTCTTAGAAATGGTCCTTAAGGACTTGAAAATTGTTGTGACCTGGGAATTAGAAAGCCCTTTTCATATTTATATGCTACCAAGGCTTCCTTCAGTCCAGATTGGTAGTTTTCCACTTTACCCTAATCATCTTCACATTATCTGTTTCTGTCCCTGTTCTCAGTTcactttggggtggggggagggatttaaagacagaaacttaaaaatagctaacattccCACTTTCTTAGTCTTTGTTAACAGGTTCTAGGGACAATGTCATCTTTTTTTGTCCTCGATTCCTGTTCCTGATTCTAAAGAGTAACACCCGGACTGGCTGGCCTAGAGCTGATCTTGAAGGGTACAGCTTTGTGAGAAGGTGATAGGGAACTCAAAAAGATGTTCTGGACATTACCCAATGATGCTTGCAAAGaattatgaatatatttagtGGTATTTCCACTCTGATTAGAAAGTGAAGAAGAGGCATCTGTCCTCCCTGGGTGATGTTTCTTATCAGCTCTGGGCAGCAGAGCAAGGTTGTCACTGATGAGGCCTGAAAAGAGGCAAGATCAAATTAGCATCTATACCAGCCACACTCAGACATGCCTGCCAAAATACACACTCCACCAAAACACCCACACATCACAAAAGGATGTTCTTCAACATATACTAAGTACATGTTAACATCTGCAAACATATATCCACATTCCCTCCTATCCACAAACATCATACACATTTAAGTATGTacactcaaatatatatatactgcccTCCTACCCACactgatacacacatacacacacacatacacatgcacactcacacacagacctAGTAAAACTACGCACTGCACAGTGTAGGAGTGAGGTGATGTCATCTTCCTAGAATATTGCAGCCCAGACTCTGCTGGCAGATCATCTTTATTCAACCTCAGGTTTCAACATGTGGTCAGGAAACTGGGAGGTAGCCTTGACAACCAAGCCAAGACCCTGCAGGCCCAGCAGGATGCTGAGCAAGACAGTCGCATACAATGTTCTGGTTGCTCCTGACTGGGGAGTAGAGAGCAAGGCATGTGTGATGACTCCACAGACAAGGCCAGGGATGAGACCTGAGGAGAGGGACCCAGTTCTGGTGGGGATTTGGTCTGAAGAGGGCAGTTTGGGATGTTGTGGGTCACTCTAGAGGGGCCACACAGGTAGGCTGTGCAAGTGGGTGAGATGGGCATCCAGGACCAAGGGAGCCAGTGGGTAGGGGTCACATGGTACAGAAGAAGTTTCTGATCCAGTTGAGGCATAAACTGGCATCCACACCCACCTCCACCACTACCTGCCCACTTGGCAGTAGGTAGAGCCACAGGTCAGCACAGTGTTAGGACATTTAATGTTCAAAATTGAACTCAAGGCCCTTCGGGGGAGGGGAAGACATcagtgaggaggaagaggagcaggaagaagaggagaagagggagggagggacacacTGTCCTTATCCTGATGCTTGAACTATGCCTTGGCTATACCAAGGAAACGGAGGTGGCAGGCAACAGAAGAAGAAGTGAAATCTGGACTTTAGAGCTTCTAAGAACAATGGTCTTAGCAGTTTAAGGACAGTTTCAGCAAATTCCAAAAGTAATTTGGATTATTataatgtattgggttggccaaaaagtttgttctggtttttccataagatggtacagaaaaacccgaatgaactttttggccaacccaatatttggcCTTAAAAGAAACTGATTGAGAATCTAAATCCTGAGTTGGGTTCAACTACACTGTAGAGTAACTTGGAAACTTTGAATGTTGGATACATTAAACTCCCTCTCCCTAGGCTTGTGTGTAGAAAGAAGAGAGGATGAGAAAGTAGGTGAAGTGCTTTCTGGTTCTTATTATCATCGCCCTCTACAAAGTGCAGGAACTAACCACCAGTGATGAGACTAAGACACTTCCTAGGTAATGGGGGAATGTGGGGGATAAGACCTTGCTACTGTCCCAAAATGAAGACTGTTTCCCTCCAGTTCATTGCATCATCATCTAGAACAGCTCTGTGGGTTGAGGTGGGACCAGCAGCCATTGTAATAGCACAGGGATTCCATGGTCTAATGAAAAGGGCATATTTGAAGTCAGCAGATCTGGTGCCAGTCCTGGCTCTATTAAgaactagctatgtgacctggtGAGTGATACGAGAACCTACATAAAGATAGAGTTCTATTTCCTAAGGCAAAAAACAGGTGATGATCTGTCACAAGACTTTTTTCCCATCAATTATGGACTAAAGCAAGGCCCAGAACACCAGACCCCTGTCAACAGCATACCCAGGAAGATGTTAAGTATTTTCAGATTTTGGTGCTAAACCACCCTGAACACCTGCCTATACCTTGACCTGTTTCCCTGGCCTCCTTGGTGGTTGACCTTGGTCAATTCTGGTCTTGCTGACACCTGATCTTTTTGTTTGATGCACTCTAGGTTATCTTGTCCTAGCCCTGTTTCCAGTAACAATTGTTTCCCCCTCAATGAGCAGAGGTCTCATCTGGCCTGATCCAGCTTCAGGGAGGAGGCAGTGAAGAAGCCATCTAAGAGATGTGTTCAATGCCAAAATACTAGAATTCCAGGGCATTTTAATGAGCTATATGAAGCAATGGAGCAGAATATTTGAAACCTGAACTGTCCTGGAAATGCAGGACATATGAGCATAGTAACCTGTTTTCAAGCAGTCTGCAAACAAGATGTCAACCTCTAAAAAGATCACTAAGAATATCAAACAACAGATTATAAATGCCAAATGAATGGTATGGATAATATTAATTCTGTAGTGAGAGAATGGTCAGCACAGGTTTTCAAGGTGGAGGACCAAGCTTAAGCGTTCAGGAGTGTGAGGGATTGGGAAAGATGGAAAGGAGGCAGTGAGGTATCCAAGAGATAATGGCATGAGCCATGGTGCAGCAATGCCAGGCACATATAGGCATACATGGAATGGGGACCATATTACAGGGCAGGGATAGGGATCATAGGCAAATGTTGAGGGCTCTGGGATGCAGAGCTGCTCTGATGCTTAGAGAACAGTGAGGAGAGTCACCTTGGAGCACAAAGTGGCAGAAACCTAAAAAGAAAGATGGGGCCAAATTATGAAAGGTCTTAACTATTAGGCAAAGGAGTCCATACTTAATGCAGTAGACAAATGGAGGGTGTCTCAGAATGATCTGAGCAAAAGAAGAGCAAGTGAGTGCAGAACTTCAGGAAGGTAAGTCTGCTAACAGTGGGAAGGGTGATTTGGGGATTGGATTTGACAGAGTCTACTGCAACCATCTCGATATGAAGAAGTAACAGGTCTTGAGACTGGATCTAAGGAGCAAAGTACAAGGTGAAGCCAAAAGTGAGTCTGAGTTTTCTGGGTAGAGTGACTGGGAACCGATGGTATCTGATAGAAATGGAGATCAGGAAGGAAGCTGGCCTTGGAGAAGACAGTGGGCTTAGACTGACACTGATGTGGTGGCTGGACATCCGAGGGGAGAGACAGAGCAGGTAGGAGGGGCGGGATGAGAGATGTGGACAGACTACGCAGATAAGAAAGTCAGTAGTAAAAAAGTAAACATCAAAATGGACAACATGAATAGAATCTCTCTAAGGAAAGAAagtggagagaaaaggaagagtgaGTGGACATAGTGAGGGAACGGGGACAGGAAGAGATCCAGGGAAGACACAGCCggggaaggaggcagagaaacCTGGGGTCAAGGAAAAAGAGGGGAGACTGCCTCCAGGAAAAGGTGGTCAAGGAAAATAAGAATTTACAGAGGCCACTGGGTTTGATTCATTTAACATATATGTATGAGGCACCTATGTATGCTGGACCCTGGGATATTGATTAGGAGTTATCCCCATTCAACAGACCTCTAGGAGTGCCTGTGATGCTGCCACGTTCTGAGCCTGGTTCCCCGTGTGGAAGAGGAAGACTGAAAAGTTTTGCAACACTCCCTCCACCCCTACCCACCCAGCAGTAGGTAAGACTCGGATGGTTCTAGGCAAGAGAAAAAGCATTGCTGTAGAAGAGCATAACTTGTTGGGGAAGTTGGTGTTATCGTGGAAGTAAATAGAATACTTAGTCTCCATTTCCGGAGAGCTAAGAGGAACCCATTCCGACTAGTTAGGAGACGCGTCAAAGCTGTAAAATGGGTGAGTTCTGACAGGGTGTGGTTGAAAGTGGGGGAGTCAGAAAAGGCGACCTCCTGGGAGAGGTGGTGTCAACGAAGGCTTCTTGTTGGAGGTGTTCTTTAAACTGTCTGGAAGAATGGGAGAATAGGAGAGGTCAGAGAATCCCCAGCTTGAAGCGCCACTCTCCTTTCCAGAGAGCCTTCGCgtcccccacccctttctcctCCCGCCTCCCTCAGCCTGCAAGCCCAGCTACGGTTCCCAGCACTGACGTCAGCGGGCGATGACCTCAGCGCAGAGGAGGCAGCGGAGGGTGGGGGCGGGACTGAGACCTAtggcgcgcggggcggggcggacgCCAGGCTCCGCCCCTATCCGCTGGCTGCGGCCAATGGACTCCGCCGCCGGCTCCTCCGGCTCTCGCAACAGTATGAAAGGCGCATAGCAGGTACAGTCCGGGCAAAGCCCTCGCGACTGGCGAGCGAGCAGAGGCTTACGGTTCGGCACGTCCCATCGGAGAACTCTCACTGACCCCCAGCCTCCGCCACCGCTCACCGAGTTGCACACGACATGAGCCAGGTCAGCTGGACCGGGAAGAGAACAGACATGCTCCCGGAGATCGCCGCAGCTGTGGGTTTCCTCTCCAGCCTTCTGAGGACCCGGGGCTGCGTGAACGAGCAGCGACTTCAGGTTTTCAGCGGGGCTCTCCAGGAAGCCCTGATGGGTGAGCACATTGCAGAGGGTCCTGGCGCCCGTCAAACCCTGCCACCGGGGCTCGGCCCCCCACCCTGCCTGAGGCGTCTTTCCTCTCCACTTAGGGCAGGGCTCCCCACTCGAGCAGCTCCGGGACTCGGTTTCCTTCCAGCTCCCGGGGCGGCCTGCagtctcctccccccacccccacatccCCACCTTCCACCCATTCCTCTGGGTCCTGTCTCTCCTCCTCGGCCCTGCTCTCGGGTCTCGGTCCGCGGTTGTTCTGGTTGGGCGCTCCCCTCCAAGCTGTCGCGGGCGCAAACACTAGTCCTGAGTGCGATCCCGAGTCCCCGGCTTATGCCCCGGAAGGGGGGTACCTGCGGGTCTGAGTGCGAGCTCATCTCCCTCACTGGACTCTGAGACCCTGCAGGCAACAAAGCCCGACCGGCCGGGGGGTCCTTATGGAACAAGCAGGCGCAATTGAACCTTCTCAACAACTTGGGAGTCCCAGCCGTGGTTCTTCCGGCCGCGCGGGGCTGCGCTGAGCCTGCGTCTGCTGTTGACTCAGTCAAAGTTGGAATCCGGGCCCCCTTTGtattttctccccctcccccccacccttagCCATCTGCCACCTATTATGGTACAGAGAGAGCCTTGTACGTAGTAACTGCGCTCTGCGGGCGTGTGTCGGGGTTGGGGGCGGTGCGACGTGAGACGGAGGAGGTTGACAAGATACAGGCAGCCGCTGGCTGGGGAGAGACCCATCTCCCAGCTGTTTCTAGCGGGTTGGCCGGCGGTCTTGGGCAGCAATAGCCATCTCTGAACGTGCCCACACAGATCCTGCCTTCTGAGGAACAACGTATGTTTCATCCAAACATCCCGGTTTTGCCTCCCTTACCCGCTGAGACAAGCCTCTGACTTTTCAAGGCAGAGGGAACCACTGAGGCACAGGGTGGGAGACATGATGACTTGCTGTGGGTCCGACAATGATGGCAGCCTTCTTGGCCTTGAAACTTCAGCTCATAGGTCCCCAGAGGCCCTGCCTGGACATGCCAGCCCCAGTCACACCCCTCCTCCTTAAACTGGGGATGTGCCAAAGGCAATATACTGGCTACAGAGGATTGACCCAGAGCTCTGGGACGCCCTCCCAATACACATAAACCCTTGTCCTGGAAGGAGGGGTTTTTCCAGatcccataattttttttctgctacaGTGTCGGGAGGGTTTCAGGAGGGTCCTGAAACTCATGAGAAACCATGTTGCTTACTTAAAATCACTAGGTCCCTTCCTCTCCTATCCCATCACCCCTACCCCCCTTGTGGTAGCATCCATGGCCCAGCTGCTCTAACCAGTGCATATCCCCCTTGTCCTGTCTCCACAGAGCACTACAAACACCACTGGTTTCCTGAAAAACCATCCAAGGGCTCTGGCTACCGCTGCATCCGAATCAACCACAAAATGGACCCCATCATCAGTAAAGTGGCTAGCCAGATCGGACTCAGCCAGCCTCAGCTGCACCGGTTGCTGCCCAGTGAGCTGACCCTGTGGGTGGACCCCTACGAGGTGTCCTACCGCATTGGGGAGGATGGCTCTATCTGCGTCCTGTACGAGGAGGCCCCGGTGGCCACCTCCTATGGGCTCCTCACCTGCAAGAACCAAATGATGCTGGGCAGGAGCAGCCCCTCAAAGAACTACGTCATGGCAGTCTCCAGTTAGATCCCCCGCCGCCCCACCTGGCACTCTGCTGTACTCATTCTGCTGTGACAACAGGCCACTGCATACCTCTACCTGGGGAATTGTATTTTAAGTGAagagctatttatatatatatattattttttttaagaaaaggggggaaaaaaaccaaaagatttttttaagaaaaaaatccttgaagGGAGCTGCTTGGAAGTGGCCTCCCCAGGTGCCTTTGGAGAGAATTGTTGTGTGCTTGAGTCTGGGAGCCAGTGTCTGGAATGGGAGAGGGGAATGGTCAGGGAGGGCATGGATCTGGCCAAAGTGAGGTGGGAGAAGCTTGGCTAGCAACCCAGGAAGATGTGAGAGGGAGCAAGCAAGGTTAGTAACTGTGAATGAGAGAGGTCAGGATCTGCcctggggagagaagagaggctGAGTTCAAACCTCTCACCCAGGACACCTGCATCCCTGGCCCCTCTCTTAATCTTACTCAGGGGCATTCAAGCCTGGACTTAAATCATACTATATTGCCTAATCTTCTCTTTCAATTTTTGATGAGATCCTAGGCAGAGAGTGAAAAGACCTCTCCTGATTCCTTCTGTCCTGAGCAGCTTTTCTTGAAATCATGACttgtttctaattctattctCAGGGGGCTGTAGGTGTTGCTTCCCACCAAGAATATAAAGCTTTTTGTTTTGGGAGTCAGGGGAGTGAGGCAGGGGTTGAGGGTTATTGGAGTTGGGACAGAAGGCACTCTGCACAAAACCTTTGCCTTGCTATGAGCTGCtctgtgtgtgagtatgtgtggcAAATACCTTGGGGTTGATTTGCAGTGGAATTTTGGGACCCAAAGAGTATCCACTGGGATGTTTTTTGGCCAAAACCCTTCTTTTTGTAACCAGACGGAAGTCCTCATGATGCTGCCATTATCCCTTTGAGAGGTGGCTCAAAAGCTACAGGAAACTTCAAGTCCTTGAATACtgccttctttttaaaagcacaacACTCCTCTCTAACTGCCCCCCCCCCGGGCCTCCCCGCCGCTCCTCTCCCCTTCTGGTTGGGTCATGGAGCTCCCTATTTTCTAGGACAAGAGTTCTCAGTCACTGTGCAATATGGCCTCCTGGGTCACAGGAGGATCTGGAGGAGGATCTGGCTCTCACAACCACCTGGTGCCCTGGTGGGCTTAAGGAACCatttctccctctgtcctcagGACTATGGCTGGATGCTTAGCCTTGTAGATATTCCTTGGCTGAATGGGAGAATGCCCCAAGTTCTGCAGGACTACTTGGTATTCTTGTAGGGCTGACACTAAAAGCCAAACCTTGGGCATTGTTTTTTCTCCCTGGTGCTCAGAGCACCTGTGGGAGAGGCTACTGTCTCTCTCAGTACAATCCAAATTTGTCTATAGACTTGTGCAATATTTACTGTTACTgttggagaaaaatggaaaattacacAGGGAAGAAATCGCCTTCCTTCAGTTTCTCGGTGACATTAGTGAGGGATCCTCAGAAGGCCTTGAGTTTCCCAAACCCGAATCACCTTAAGAAGGATGTAGCTAGAACATCTGGTCAACCTGGCTACCCTCCTGCTGTTGCCTTTAGTGAGGAAACTCTCTCCCCACTGCCAGTCCCCTTTCCTGGATTTCTTAAATACTCAATTCTGACTCAAGGGTGCTAGTTACCAAACACTCCCCTACCCATTCCTGCCAGTACTGCCTCTTCAACTTTCCAGATCCCGAGCTACCTTCCCAGATCCTTTTTCCAGTCCTTATTCCTTTAAAGTTAACTTCAGGCCAGTAGACCCAAGAGCTCATTTTCTGGTCTGTGGGTTGAAACAAAGCTGTGAATCACTGCAGATTGTTGTTGCATCTTGTCTGCAAACAGGTCCCTGCCTTTTTATAAGCTGCCTCATGGTCTCATTCttaatcttttctctcttctttatcacgttcactttaaaaacaacaaaacacacagAGCTGGACTGTTGAGCAGGCCTGTCTCTCCcgttaagtaaaaaataaatagtacatTTGTAAGCTATTCTGACAGAAAAGACAAAGGTTACTAGTTGTATAATAGTGTTTTTATATGGAAGAATGTACAGCTTTATGGACAAATGGAcacttttttttggtttctttaataaaaatgtagCAGATGAAGTCGTGTGgtatagagaagaaaaaattccCACATcactaatttgcatttccctcaagCAAATCCTTTGTGTCTCATAGTATTTCTCTTCAGTTGGATTCAGAAGACCTATCGCATAGGTGGTAGGGACATTTCCAAGCACCCCCTCTTTCCTGGGAGATAGCTCCTTACTTCCCTTCTTTAATGCATATTCTAACTTCCCTGTGAAAATGCTAGATGGGCTAGTGTTCTAGTCTGAGCATTCCTCAGTCTAGCCAGGGCTCATCTTATGCATCCTGTTCTTGCTCTGCCTTACTCATTAGTTCATTCTGCAAGCATTTATTGTATGTGCTAGgtactaaaattattaaaaatgattaagactaACAGCCTGCTCACAGACTGGGATGGTAAACAGAGGACACTGAACCCCTTTCCAGGTTGGGGCAGAATTTTTTGAAATTCCTGGTCAAGCTCTCTTGTCATCTTTGGGGCTCCcatttggcaaccaccattcttatTATACAAGAGCAATTGGGCCTCAGGATACAGGCACTGGAACTGAACATGTGACAGAAGGCCAATGTTACCAGTTAGCTAAAAAGGAGCTACTTCTGACAGCAAACACCAAGAGCATAGGTTTGTTACCCATTTATAACTCTGGCTATGTAGATAGGATCTATGCAAGGACATAGAAACAGCCTTTCTCATCCCTGACTCTTGGGTTCTACCCATGAGGTTTTGAAACaggcttccccacccccacttcactTGCTAGCTCCACAGTTTGCACTAAGGTCACAAGTACATTTTTGACCTGGGCTATCTTTTTTCTTGGCTGTAAGTGGACTATacttaaactaaattttaaacgTGTTGTCTCATGAGCAGTGgcaccaccccacacacacacacacttcatttcATACCTCCATGACCCTCATCAACAAACATGCAGTTTGACCTAGGTGTCCTAGGTGGGAGGTAGGCCTGGGAGGCTTTGTGTGACATACTGGGAGGGTAGGTGAGCCAGGAGATGGGGGTCAGGGAAGCTAGCTTATCTGTATCACAAATAGAATTGGTTAGGGACCCACTTGTGTCAAGGAGTTGTTTAAAAGAATGGTCCCATTTTCATGTCTAGCTTCTAACACAAATGTCCTAGGTACTCATTTGTTAAGGACCTACCTAGGTTCTTAATCAATGAGGTTAGGGTCGAATTTTTGCCCATCCTGGTGTACTCTTCTCTTATTCAGTACAAAATCAGCATCTATCTTCTTGTTTGCTAACAGGCTTCTCTCATGAAGGATATTTTATTGTTTAGTCGAAGGCCTGAAATTCAGGGAGGGTTGTCTGGAGGCTAAGGGGACACCATCACCCACCTCTGTTTCCAAGCCAGGTAAACCACAGAATGGCAGATTGATCTTGAGGTTGCTCATGGCTCTAGGTAGAACTAATAGTCCCTCAATTTAAATAAGAGGGTTCTGTGATCAAGCAGTTTGTTATTTACTTTAGATCTGACCAATGTCAATAGGAGTGGAGAGTACCCCTTAGCCAGGTGAGGGAACAGGGGCTGTAGACGGGAATTGCTTGAGGAATTGCAGTTGGTGGCTTTTATGTGTTCAGGGACCGGGCGTTGGTTGGTCCATTTTGCTCCCAGCTTCCCCACTTGGTAAACAGTGCCAGCCTGGGAGACCTGTGCTTGGTCAGCTGTTTCTGGATGATAAGCACCACCCCAAAGAGTGTAGACAAGGCCCTGGGAGCTGCAGATTAAGAGCCCATCCTGGCTCCTGATAAGGAGGTTTGGGTGGGGAAGTCCTTGATGCTGCAACAAACGAGCCCCAGGGGGAAGAAACCCACTTCTGTGAGGCTGACATCTGCTCCTCGAGTAGCCTGTGGTCCGGAAAGATAGTGAGGACTCCTGGCTTCCGGGCCAGTGCTGGCACCCGGCCCAACAAAGAGTGGTGCAATTGAAAGAGTTCTgggctgggtgggggcagggggtagaATCTATGGGCTGTGGTCCAGGTTCTTCTTCCTAACTAGCTATGTGAGTTCGTATAAACCCCTAAAGTTTCCTGTCTCAGAAATTAGGGGGTGGATTAGATGaactctgttcctttcttcagCTTGTGGTTCTAAATCATCTCCATTATCCTAGCAATTACTGGAGGGCAAATTAGCACAATTATTATCATATTTTCAATTAGTTGAACTAAAAGTTCATTTGGGCTGGGAAGTGAAGTCAGTAATAATCTTCCCTTGTTTGGATCAGACTCCTGCCTGATAAGGTTTCAAGTTCCAGGTCTAGTGAGACAGTGCTGCAAAGAGGTCAGGAGCTCAGGCCCTGGTGTCAGGCTGCCTGGAGGTCTAATCTCAGCTCTACCACCTACCTACTGGCTGTGAAACCTGGGGCAGATTACTTCACCAGGCCTccatttccccatttgtaaaatgggattaagaATAGAACCTATCTCAAAAtggtatgaggattaaatg
Above is a window of Balaenoptera acutorostrata chromosome 1, mBalAcu1.1, whole genome shotgun sequence DNA encoding:
- the BTG2 gene encoding protein BTG2, translated to MSQVSWTGKRTDMLPEIAAAVGFLSSLLRTRGCVNEQRLQVFSGALQEALMEHYKHHWFPEKPSKGSGYRCIRINHKMDPIISKVASQIGLSQPQLHRLLPSELTLWVDPYEVSYRIGEDGSICVLYEEAPVATSYGLLTCKNQMMLGRSSPSKNYVMAVSS